Genomic window (Prosthecochloris aestuarii DSM 271):
ATCCCATTTACCGGAATTAGCTTCATCAACCAGCCTGCTCAAGGCAAAAATCTCATCCAGACCCGGCTGGGTTGTCAGTTCGGAAGCCATGCCGCTGTCTATCCCCTGGTTCTTATATGAAGAAGAAACGAATTTCTGAAAACCCGACATATTCTTCTTCAGCTCATAGATCGTATCGACCTCAAGTCCATAGAGGTTTTTTTCAATCTGCTGAGGCTCATTTCTTCCGATCTGCGTATCAAACACATCCGAAAGGGAATGAGCAGGGTCTGAAGACATGATCAGAACCCGTTTATTCTGTCTTGCCAGGGCAACAGCGGTTGACGATGAAATTGTCGTTTTGCCGGTTCCGCCTTTACCGGAATAAATGATCACCCTTGGCTTCGACTTGCCACCTTCTTCAAGGTCACGAGACAGCATAAAAAATCTCTCCTTTTTGTATCACATCACATAAACCGCCGCATCACTCCTAACAGAATCAGCCGCGCCGGCTGTAAAGCATAAAAAGTACCATTTTTCCAGCTTTAGAGAAAGCTAATCTTTTTCTCCAATGCCATGGCAAGCTGTCTCATATACTCCTCATGGTCGATCTCCACCGCACCAAGGAACTCAAGATGAGGGTTCATGATCTGGGCATCAAGAAGATCAAAGCGTTGTAATTTCAACTGTCTAACCAGTGCATCAAAGGCAACCTTCGACGCATTGGGCTGACGAAAAAACATCGACTCTCCAAAAAAAGCACCTCCCAGAGCGATCCCGTACAATCCTCCGGCAAGCTCCCCATCCGCATAACATTCGACACTGTGAGCCAATCCCAGTGAGTGCAGCTCGAGATAGACAGCGACAATCTCGTCCGAAATCCATGTTTCGCTCTCGTGACGCCGCGGCTTAGCGCAATGCGCTATGACAGCGTTAAAATCGCGGTTGATTTGGATATCGAACACGTTATCCCGAACCAATCGGCGCACAACCCTTGACGCACGGTAGGTATCGAGTGGAAAAACAGCTCTTCTTCTGGGACGGCACCAGTAGACATTTCCGTCATCCGGATCACCCATCGGAAAATATCCGTGCAGGTAGGCTCTGAGTACATCCCTGACATTCAGCATGTCTGACTCCGATTCACTCAGGACGAACTCCGGCCGCAATCCGACCAGGCCGCTTCAACATACTTCGACAGCCCGTCCCAGTCTTTTCGAGATATCCAGTCGGAAATATAGTCCACCGTTCTGCTGTAGCAAAGCGGTTCCCCGTCAGGTTTCGAAAGCCAGTCGCGAAGAATCCCGCCATCAAGCTTATGCATTGTCATGCCGTAGCCAAGTGTATCGATAGCCAGCGCATTCGACTCCTGTTCAATCTGGCCGTCAAGAGGGCGAAGCAAAAGCCTCTTGCCAAGGTGAAGTGCTTCACCGGGAAGTTCGAATCCGGCATTGCACACAACCCCGTTACACTCCTGAAGATCAGAGAGAAATCCCTCCCGGCAATACGCCCTGTAATGCAGATGGCCGTCATCACGATCTTCTGCAACCTTGCCGTATATGAAAAACTCATAGCCGTCAAAAGAACGCACAAACGCCTCGATATCATCTATCTCCTCAAAAGGAAGATAGACAAGAATCTTATTGCTGACCAGGGGCCTGCAACCGGCATCATAGAGGCTGGCGGGGATAACAGGAGGAAAAACCGGCTGATTGAAATGGTGCCAGTGCAGACCGGCATTGTAGCGAGCAGGAGCAAAATTCAACAGCGTATAACGTTCAAAAATATTTCCACGAGCGATCGGAACACGGTACTTGAACGCGTATTGATGACCGAATCCGACGGTCGGCATGTTCTTCAGTCTTGCCGCCGTTGCCGTCACAGGCTCGAAATCGGTAATCACAAGATCGACCCCCGTCATATCAAGCTCCAGAACATCGGTCATCAGTCGGGCAAGATCCATCTGGAACATTGTTTCGATATAATTCATCCTGCCTCGATAGGTCACCAGCGTCAACCCTTTGAGTACACGGTACGGGGAAAACGTATCAATCTCTTTGAACTCCTCTTCTCTGCGGCCGCTCAATATCACATCAACCTCATGACCGATCTCGCGAAGCTTTGTTACCAGTTCCCTGCTTCGGCTGATATGGCCGTTACCAGTTCCCTGAACACCAAAAAGGATTTTCATATTCCAGAATGTTTATGACAGGCCGAACGACCTCGCGGACGAACGACAGCTATGAAACAATTGTAAGATTAGCGTACTGAACCATAAGGGTTTTTTCGCCGGCATTCCTGAACTTGATCTGTGCTTTCTGACGAGAACCGCTACCCTGAACCGCCATAACCACGCCAGGCCCGAACATAGCATGATGAACCCTCGTTCCGGCTTTCATGTCCGAAGTTTTTTTCACCCCGGCCCCCTCACCACGAGGTCGCTCATGGAATGATGACGGAACGGAAGAACGGCCATTGAAACGCCCGGCCTGTTGAACGCCCTGACGCGGCCGCTCTCTCTCCATGCGGGACTCCGAGAGAAGCCGCCCCCCTTCAGACTCGACAATATCGCTATCAACCTCATCGATAAACATCGAACGAATGCAGCCCTGCGGCTGACCATAATGGTAACGGCTCTTGGACCAGGACAAATACAGTTTCTCCTGAGCGCGGGTCAAGGCAACATAAAACAAGCGCCTCTCCTCCTCCAGTTCCTCCTGCTCATAGTAATTGAGAGGAAAGAGCTTTTCCTCAAGACCGGTAATAAATACTACGGGAAACTCCAGCCCCTTGGCTGCGTGAACGGTCATGAGTGAAACATAGTTATCAGATTCCTGTATCTCATCGGAATCCGTTGCAAGAGCAATATCGTTCATAAAGTCATTCAAGCCGTTTGCCCCCTGATGATGGTCTGAAAAATCACGGGCCATCGACAGCAACTCCTGAAGATTTTCATACCGCGCCATCGCCTCGGGCGTATTTTCAGCCCGTAGCAGTAAAGGAATCCCTGTCAACTCGTACAAAGAGTTGAGCACGTCATAGACAGACCCTTCCCGGGAAATCTCTTTAAGCTGCTCGATAATCGAGCTGAACGCATTGAGTGCGTTGAGCAACCTTGCCTGAAAGCCCCCCTCGGCAGCATGACGGATAGCACCGTAGAGCGACAGGTTCCTCGATTCGGCAAAATCACGCAGTTTGTTGATGCTGACATCTCCAATCTTGCGCGGAGGGAAATTAATAACGCGCAGCAGCGACTCGTTATCGTGGTCATTGAGAATAAAGCGGAGGTACGCTATAGCGTCCTTGATCTCCTTGCGCTTATAGAAGGATACACTACCGAAAATTCTGTAGGGAAGACGATGCAGCCGCAACACATCCTCAAGGACCCTCGACTGGGCATTGGTGCGGTAAAAGACTGCAAAATCCCTGTATTCGTAGTCCTTCGACAATTTCAGGGAACGGATATACTCCCCAACCTTGTCCGCCTCGCGTTTCTCGTTGAACGATTCGATCAGGGTCAGAGGCTCGCCGGTGCTTTTGTGGGAGACAAGCTCTTTTTCAATCTGTCGGCGGTTTTTTCTGATGATGCCGTTGGCAGCCTTGAGAATCGTCTGCGTACTGCGATAGTTCTCGACCAGCTTGAACACCGACGAATCGGGGTAATCCTGCTGGAAGTTCAGAATGTTGGTGATATCGGCGCCACGCCAGGAATAAATTGACTGGGCATCATCTCCCACGACAAAAATATTGCGGTGTTTCGATGCCAACTGTTTGGCAACAAGGTACTGCGCCCGGTTGGTGTCCTGGTACTCGTCTATGAGAATATATCGGAAATAGTCCTGCAGCTGCTCAAGAAGCTGAGGACTTTCAACAAACAACTCCAGCGGCTTGATGAGAAGATCATCGAAATCAAGAGCATTGTTTTCCTTCAGCTTTCGCGTATACACCTCATACACCTTTGCCGCTTTCTGCTGGTTGTAATCAGCAGCGTCGCGCTGAAACTGCGGAGGAAGAATAAAATTGTTCTTTGCCCGGCTGATAATACCCTGTATGGTATTGACCGGAACCGAATCAGTATCGATATTCAACTCTTTCATCACCTGCTTCACCAGGCTTTTGCTGTCATCCGAATCGTATATCGAAAAATTGGAGTTATAGCCGATAAGATGGATATAGTTTCGCAGAATACGGGCAAAAACAGAGTGAAATGTCCCGATCCATAATCCCCGGGTACTGCCCTGATGGAGCAGTTGATCGATTCTGTGCCGCATCTCTTTTGCCGCCTTGTTGGTAAAGGTCAAGGCAAGTATCTGGTGCGGCTCAACCCGCTCCTGCTCGATAAGATAGGCGATCCTGTAGGTAATAACCCGTGTCTTGCCGGACCCGGCACCGGCAAGAACCATAACCGGCCCGGATGTCGTCTGAACGGCCTGGCGCTGCACATCGTTCAACTGCTGAAGAATATCACTCAAAGTACAATCATGGAAAATAGTGGTTTGAAAATTCGGACCTGTAGAATTTCGTATAATTTTCCGTTTCTGCAAACCAGCTCAACAACTCAAGGGGACCTCTATTAATTTGTCAGTGAGCGATCTGAAGACAGGGGGAACGGGGCGCAGAAACCGGAATCCCGACAAGTCGGGATGAGGATTTCGAGCACCGACCAACGAAGTATTCGGGTCGCGCAACAAATTTATCGCGGTGCCCTCAAAGAGCAGGTCAGCTAAACGAGCACACTCACAGCCTGCAGAGATCCAGATCAAGCGCCCCTCAGCTATCATACAAAGCAGATGTTGCTTCAGCCATCTCGAAATCCTTTTCCGAAACCCCTTTGAGTTCATGACTCCACCAGCTCACCTGAACGCTGCCCCACTCGACCACCATCATCGGATGGTGGTCAGCCTTTTCGGCCAGCATTGCCACCTGTACGCAAAACGCCACCGCGCCTGAAAAATCATCGAAAGCAAAAACACGAAAAAGGCGTCCGACTCCCTCAGGCCTCACGACCTCCCATCCCGCAATATGAGGAAGCCTGCTGACAATTTCTTCATCAGTACATTTTTTCATGCCGCAATACATTAAAAGGTGAAAAAATATCGCCCCCCGACAGCCGGACAAAGGCAACGCAGTTCAGGTTCATGCCGCCTACCCGCATTCAAGAACAAGACCCTCGTGGGGTGAAAGCTTCACTCTGACCCGATGCTCATCAGCAACAAAATCAATATTTTTTTGCTGATGTTGAGTACTGAATACCTTGAAGACTAAAGACGTATCGGAGGTGAAATGATTATGAGAAAAGCTGATATCGATCCCGGTAGACGTAAAGTTTGCAAGCACAAAAGCAGATTGTTGCCCTGAAAATCTCCGAAAACCTATACAGTTACTTGTTTCATGGACATTGATATCCAAATGTTCGATGTCTCCCTTCCGAAACACATCATGTTTCGACAACATAAATATCTCATGATAGACCTCAGGGAGTTCGCTGTTAAACGGTTCGCTTGCCTGGCGGAGAAGCTGGACCGGAAGCTGCAGTCTGTAGCCTTCGAGCTGCCCCTGATGAATAAGATGCATCCCTGGAACCGTCATGAGAACGAGAGCTGCCGGCAGATGGTTGGGACCAAGTTTTGTTGCCGCCCGCGCCTCATCATGGTTCTCAAGAAAACGGCACAGATGTGACTGATAATTCCATTCAGCCTCCAGATGCCCTTTCAATCTGGTTATCGCAACCGGATGAGCGGTCATATAATCGTAAAACGGTTTATCATAGGTAAAATCAAACCCCTGCTGCTGCAGTTCCCACTCCTTGTCCCAATATGATTCGGCAAGAAAAATAAAATCAGGAAACAACTGTTTAACCGCACTGATGGCTTTGCCCCAGAACTCCTCCGGCATAGGTCCGCTCAGCGACCCCCACGTTGTATCATAAACCGATTTGAGCTCGAGCATTGCCACATCACAACGAACAGCGTCGCACTGTTGAGCGATCGTCATGAGGTTTTCAGTCATCATGTTGTGAGTGGCAAAATGCGAGTAATTAAGCTGGAGCGTATCGGTCCATGAAGGGAAATACGGATCTTTGCCGTGAGCAAGAAAATGGTTATGACGATACTCGAAACAGGATTCAGGATCGATGCACTGCTCCTCAGACGAAACCGTAACGAAAAATTCAGGATGGTCCGGCAACCACTTGTTGTCAAGGGCCATGTGATTGGGCACAAAATCAAGCATCAGCCGAATATCATCCGCTGCCAGACGCTTTCGCAACTCTGCCAGCTCCGACTCATCGCCAAGCAGGGGATTGATCCGGTATTCAGGGATAGAATACGGAGAAGCAACAATATCGCATGGATCAGGATGGTCAATCTGTTCCAGAAAAACAGAACGAAGTCCGCGATGCGAACGGGCAATCGCCTCGCTGTACCTACTCGGCCGCCATATCCCCATCAACCAGATGAAATCAAAACCCGAGTGTTTGAAAAACCTGAACTCGCTGTCAGGAATATTGCCAAGCGTAATAGGCCGCTGATACTGTTCCGAAAGGTGACGAAGCCACACTCTCGTATTGATTTCATAAACAAGTGGAAACATCTGAAAAATAATGGATTTGAAGTTCGTTAACGATGTCGGCAACGCCGAGCAGGCAATATACTATTCATCCCCATCAAACGCGGTAACAGGAAAGGAATTTTAAGCCGCAGGTCCGGGCATCCAACATCGTCATGTCGCAAAGCACACCATCGACATTCATATTTTTCGTACTTTCCAGAAACAACAACAACCTGAAAAGATTCATATGAAATACGTTACCCACACCATCAACCTGGAAACAACAGAACCGGTTCATATCGTCGATATAACAGAAGAGGTCAAAAAAGCCCTTACGGCAAGCTGCCTCAAACAGGGACAGATGACCATCATCAGCCAGCACACCACTGCATTCGTCAATATCAACGAATACGAACCCCGTCTTATGGATGATATGGTCACCTTCCTTAAAAGGCAAGTCCCCCGGGACGGCAACTACGCCCATAACATTGCGCCGATCGACGGCCGCGACAATGCTCACTCTCATCTGATGGGGCTCTTCATGAACAGCTCAGAAACCATCCCCTTCAACCAAACAGGCCTCATGCTCGGCCAATGGCAATCAATATTTTTCATAGAACTTGACGGCCCCAGACCAAAACGCAGCATCCTCCTCCACATGGCAGGAGAGTAGAGAAGAGGTGATTGGTGATTGGTGATTGGTGATTGGTGATTGGTGATTGGTAAGGAATAATGGATTTCAGTCCACGAATTTGCACGAATTAACACGAATTGAGGAAAAAGATTTTTGCCCAAAGAAGGATGAAGTGAATGGTGATTGGTAAATCGTTATTCGTTATCCGTTACCCGTTACCCGTTACCAGTTTGCGCCAAAGGCGCAACTTGTCACTTGTCACGCGTCACTTGTCACTGCGCCGAAGGCGCTCCCCCCTCCCACTCAAAGGGAACTTGCTGAACTTGTTTACGGTTACTTAAAAATACATTTCACTTTTTTTAAGCCGCCTGAACATGACAAAACTACCCTGTTTTCATGAAACCGATGCGTATCGGTCTTTGAATACCATTAATTCACCGGAAGATCTCAAGCGCTTCAAGCCGTCCGAGCTGCAGCAGATCGCCGATGAATGTCGATCGTACCTCATTGACGTCATTGCAGAAAACGGAGGTCATTTCGCATCCAGCCTGGGAGTAGTCGAATTGACGGTAGCGATGCACTATGTGTTCGACTCGCCGAAAGACAAGTTCATCTGGGACGTCGGCCACCAGGCCTACATTCATAAAATTCTGACCGGACGGCGCGACCTTATGCACACCAACCGACGCTTCAACGGTCTTGCGGGATTCCCCAAAATCCATGAAAGCCGCCACGACGCCTTCGGAACAGGTCATGCATCCACATCCATATCGGCAGCCGCAGGTATGGCTGCAGCAAGAGATCTTGAAGGTGGCAATGAAAAAATCATTGCCGTTATAGGAGACGGCAGTATGACAGGAGGAATGGCTTTCGAAGCGATGAACCATCTGGGTGATCTGAAATCCGATGTCCTTGTCATTCTCAACGACAACCAGATGGCCATTTCACCGAGCACAGGAGGGCTCAGAGACTATCTCATCAACATCAGTCTCAACAAAACCTACAACAAACTCAGACAGTTTGTCTGGAACTCCCTCTCGCTGATCAACAATGATGTCGGTGACGCAGCCAAAACAGCCATTCATAAAATTGAAGACGGCATCAAGGCATCGCTCACCCCCGGAGCATTTTTCGAAGCACTTGGCTTCAGATATTTCGGGCCCATTGACGGCCATAACATGGACCAGCTTGTCAAAGCCATGAAAGAAATGCAGGCACTGCCGCATCCAAAGCTGCTCCACGTCATCACAAAAAAAGGAAAAGGGTTCCTGCCGGCAGAGCAGAACCAGAGCGCCTGGCATGCCCACAGCGGAGGATTCGATAGAACAACCGGAGAATCACTGAAGCCTTCACAAAAAAAATCCCCACCAAAATACCAGGAAATTTTCGGCGAAGCACTCACTGAAATTGCCACCAACGACCGTAAAATTGTCGGCATAACTGCCGCCATGCCGAGCGGAACCTCACTCGACATCTTTCAGAAAGCCCATCCCAGGCGGTTTTACGATGTCGGCATCGCAGAACAGCATGCAGTTTCCTTTGCCGCAGGTCTGGCTGCACACGGTTATAAACCCGTGTGCGCTATCTACTCCACATTCCTGCAAAGAGCCTATGACCAGCTCATTCACGACGTCGCGCTGCAGAACCAGCATGTCATCTTTGCCATAGATCGTGCCGGTCTTGTCGGAGAAGATGGACCGACCCATCACGGATCGTTCGATCTCTCCTATCTCCACCCCGTACCCAACATGGTTATCATGGCGCCAAAGGATGGCCAGGAGCTGCGCGATATGCTCTACACCGCTCTCGAACATCATCATGGCCCATCGGCCATTCGCTACCCGAGAGGCCAGGCTGCTGCTATGGAGCTGCGAAAAGAGTTTAAAGCAATAGCAATCGGCAAGGGAGAAATCATACGCGAGGGCAACGACATAGCAATTCTGGCTATCGGCAGCATGGTAGGTCATGCATTACAAGCCGCTGAGATACTCGAAGCAAAAGGAATAGACCCCCTCGTGGCCAACATGAGGTTCGTCAAACCGCTTGACACCCAACTTCTCGACACCATTGCCTCAAGCCATGAAAAGATCGTTGTCATTGAAGAAAACAGTGTCATCGGCGGTCTGGGCAGCGGCATCGGAGACGCTCTGCAGAAAAAAGGCATGAAGAACAAGGTATTCAAAATCGGCCTGCCCGATCAATTCGTCACTCACGGCAGTATGAACGAACTCTACAGCATGCTGGGACTTGACCGTAACGGCCTGGCAGAAACCGTGATAAAGATCTATAACGGCAGCTCCAACGCGGTAAACGACAGTGCCCAGACGATGATACGAACAGAGAGATTAGCATAAATCCCTGCAAGAATATCATCTGTCATGATCCCCCAACCTCCGGCCAGACGCTGCGCACTGTTGACTGGTTCAGGTTTGACGATATCGAAAAAACGAAATGCAGCAAAACCCAAAACCACCGTTACCCAGGTATGAGGCAGGAAAAGAAAAGCAACCCACTGCCCTGCAACCTCATCGATCGTCACCTGGGAAGGATCATGACCATAGAGCGATTCCATCACAGGAGAAACCATAAGGCCAACCAGAAAAGCGACAACGATGAGGGGTATGAGCACCTCGGCAGTGGCGAGAGAAGGAAGCAGAAAATATACCGCCGCCGCAACAAAACTGGTCACGGTTCCAGGTGCAACCGGAAAAAAACCCAGACCGCCACAACTTCCGAAAAAACGGGCCATGAAGAGTTTCATGGCGAATGGTGAACGCTGAGCACTCATGACGTCGTCTTCTCCATTAGATGCTTCCTGTTCTGCAAAAGATACGACACCCCTGTATAAACCGTAAAGAGCGTAATCGCAAGCATGATATAATCAAGGTAGTCTGCAAAGAGAACCTCTCTCATACGTGAAGCAACAGCTGCGCCCGTAAAGGTTGGCTCTGCAAGAAGCATAAACAGCATAATCACATAGGCAAAAATGTTCTGTGAAAGCGTCTTGTATTTCGCTTCACTGCTTGTAACGACAGGGCGGTCCTTCCATTCAGCATAGACTCTCAGAACGGTAACCACGATATCACGCAAAGCCACAAGAACAACCATCCACAAATCAAGATAGCCGTACCACACATAGACAAGAAAAGCGGCCGTAATGAGAAACTTGTCGGCAAGGGGATCAAGGAACGCTCCAAGTCGGGTCGTCTCCCCGTATTTCCTGGCATGATAGCCATCATAGGCATCAGTCACCGAAGCAATGATGAAAACGACCACCCCGAAAAGCTTCATAAGAGGTGAAGAAAGCATCAGCAGATACACAAAAACAGGTACAAGCACAATGCGTAATATGGTCAACTGGTTCGGCAGTGTCATAGCATGAAAGGCAAATCTTATAAAAAATCATAGCAGGTTCAAAAAACAAAAAAACACCTGTCTGCGCACAAGATAACCCAAAGAGAGCGTTTTCTCAATCCACCCTCATAAGCTTTTTTGCCGCATGGACGAGCAGAGTGTTACAAGACATCGATGACCGTCACGCCGCTTCCCCCTTCAGACAACTCCCCAAGACGAAAATGCTCCACATGATTGTGGGTTTTCAGAAAATCCGCGATACGCATCCGCAGGGCGCCGGTTCCTTTACCATGAATGATCACAGCGCTCGACACCCTGTTCAGACGAAGTTTATCGATAAACCGGTCAATTTCCACAATCGCCTCATCGCCATTGAGGCCTCGAAGATCAAGACGCGTCGATTCAAGAACCGATGAACGGGAACTCCACCCTTTCGCTTTTGAACCCCGAACCTCTCGCTCAAGTTTTTTCGCCTGGGTTTTCGAGGTCTTCTCTACATGTTTCAGCGACGTCGACAGCCTGAACGTTCCGCACTGCACCACCACATCGTCGCGGTCAACCGATACCACCTCACCTGTCGTGTTGGTCGTCATCACACGAACCATATCACCCGGCCTGATCGTACGATCTTCATCAACATGCTCCTCCAATGATGCAACAGCCTTCACCTCCTCAGCCTCGGCCTGTTTCTTGCGCGCATGAAGTTTTTGCCTTGCAGATTCGACAGCGTGCGCATCAGGTGAGGCTTTAGCTTCCCGGACAATATCGCGAATCATTTTACGAGCATGCTCAACCTCCTTCTGCACCTCCCGCGAAACAGTCGCTTTCATCTCTTTCTGACGGCGCAGCAACGCAGCTTCAGAAAGAGCGATCTGCTGCTCCCGACACTCAAGCTGCCTGCGCTCCTCACCAAGACGCTCACGAAGCAAACGATTCTCCTCCAGAACCGTTTTCAGATCATCAAGCATCAGTTCAAACCCGGCGCTTTTGCGGCAAAGAAAACCGTTAGCCCGGTCGATAACCCCCCGGTCAAACCCAAGGCGCTGCATCATAGCAAAAGCAAAGCTGTTACCGGGAAGACCCTTGAGAAAACGAAACGACGGACTCAACGTCGCACGATCAAACTCCATAGCGCCGTTAACGGCGCCCTTCCGCTCATGAGCATAGACCTTCAATTCGCCAAGATGGGTCGTAATCACCGCCTTGCACTCCTTAAGAAGCAGCTCCTCGATCACCGCCCGGGCAATTGCGCTCCCCTCCTCGACATCGGTACCCGAGCAGAGTTCATCGATGAGCACAAGACTTCTTGCCGATGCCGAAGCGAGAATCAGACGAATTTGCTCAAGATGCGAACTGAAGGTTGAAAGATCGTTTTCAATCGACTGTTCGTCACCGATCCCTATAAAAATATCATCGAAAAGAGGAAACACAGAACTCTCGCTACAGGGAACAAGATAGCCGTGATGCAGCATACAACAGAGCAGACCAACCGTTTTCATCCCCACCGACTTTCCTCCTGCATTCGGCCCGGAAATCACGAGAACCTGCTCATCACCATCCAGCTCCATATCGAGAGGAAACACCTCTTCACCGCGAGCCCGGTGCGTCACCAGAAGCCATGGATGAAAACCACGAACAATCTTCAATCGCCGCCCGTCATCAAGCGCCGGCATGACTCCGGCCGTATCAACAGCAAAACGCGCCCTTGCGTAGATCGAATCAAATACAGCCATCACCGACTGGTTATGCTGCACATTATCCAGCTCCTCCCGGATCCTTGATGACATTTCCCTGAGAATCCGCTCAACCTCACGCCGCTCATCAAGCTCAAGATCCTGCAGACGATTGTTCAGCTCAAGCGTTTCAGCCGGTTCAACAAACACCGTCTGGCCGCTTTGCGAATAGTCCTGGATATAGCCCGGAAGCTTATACTTATACTCCACCCTGAGCCCGAGGACCAGACGACCGTTCTTCATAGCCACGGTATCCTCCATCAGCCAGTTGTTCTCCTGACAACGACGCAGAAGACGCTCCATCTTCCGTCGCAAAGTTTGACGACCCTCCCGCAGCTCACGCCGGATCATAAGCAAGCCGTCGCTGGCAGTATCACGCACCCTGGCCTCTTCATCAACAATCCCTTTGATCTCGAACTGAAGAGACTTTTCCATCCAGAGCTGCACCGTAAACTCATTGACCGCCGGATAGAGCGTTCGATTGCGGTACATGAACGTTCTGAGAGAAACCGACGCCTGCAGAAGATCATGGATATCAAGTAACTCCTCCGGTTCGAGATAGGTATCAAGCGTTTCCAGCTTCCGCACAAGCGATCTGGTATCAGGAAGCGCAGCAAAGGGCAGCGGCTGACCTTCGAGAAGAAAGTTTTTCAGCTCCATCACTCGTTCGAGCTCTCTGACAAGAGCCTCTCTGCAAAGGAGCGGCGAAGCAGCGGAAAGTTCATCGCGCCCCATATCCGACAAACACAACTGCGAAACGCAGTCTACTATTCTATCAAACTCAAGTCTCTTTTTCGTAAAACCATCCATGCCTGATACCGGTATTCATAATCATTGGGCCAACAACGCGAACAATGCGCGTCAACAATGCGCTAATTAACTCAAACAACCAGACACTTCAAAACATTCAGAGAGCAGCGACCAGGCGACACTGTTCTCCCGATTTATCATCCCGTAAACGCTCTTCTTCACTATTGGCCTTTTCACGGTAACTTTTTACCTTAAGCTACATATACGCAGGATCATGGGCGAAGCGGAAGAAAAATCGCAGAGAGCAACCC
Coding sequences:
- a CDS encoding secondary thiamine-phosphate synthase enzyme YjbQ, which translates into the protein MKYVTHTINLETTEPVHIVDITEEVKKALTASCLKQGQMTIISQHTTAFVNINEYEPRLMDDMVTFLKRQVPRDGNYAHNIAPIDGRDNAHSHLMGLFMNSSETIPFNQTGLMLGQWQSIFFIELDGPRPKRSILLHMAGE
- a CDS encoding ATP-dependent helicase gives rise to the protein MSDILQQLNDVQRQAVQTTSGPVMVLAGAGSGKTRVITYRIAYLIEQERVEPHQILALTFTNKAAKEMRHRIDQLLHQGSTRGLWIGTFHSVFARILRNYIHLIGYNSNFSIYDSDDSKSLVKQVMKELNIDTDSVPVNTIQGIISRAKNNFILPPQFQRDAADYNQQKAAKVYEVYTRKLKENNALDFDDLLIKPLELFVESPQLLEQLQDYFRYILIDEYQDTNRAQYLVAKQLASKHRNIFVVGDDAQSIYSWRGADITNILNFQQDYPDSSVFKLVENYRSTQTILKAANGIIRKNRRQIEKELVSHKSTGEPLTLIESFNEKREADKVGEYIRSLKLSKDYEYRDFAVFYRTNAQSRVLEDVLRLHRLPYRIFGSVSFYKRKEIKDAIAYLRFILNDHDNESLLRVINFPPRKIGDVSINKLRDFAESRNLSLYGAIRHAAEGGFQARLLNALNAFSSIIEQLKEISREGSVYDVLNSLYELTGIPLLLRAENTPEAMARYENLQELLSMARDFSDHHQGANGLNDFMNDIALATDSDEIQESDNYVSLMTVHAAKGLEFPVVFITGLEEKLFPLNYYEQEELEEERRLFYVALTRAQEKLYLSWSKSRYHYGQPQGCIRSMFIDEVDSDIVESEGGRLLSESRMERERPRQGVQQAGRFNGRSSVPSSFHERPRGEGAGVKKTSDMKAGTRVHHAMFGPGVVMAVQGSGSRQKAQIKFRNAGEKTLMVQYANLTIVS
- a CDS encoding 4a-hydroxytetrahydrobiopterin dehydratase encodes the protein MKKCTDEEIVSRLPHIAGWEVVRPEGVGRLFRVFAFDDFSGAVAFCVQVAMLAEKADHHPMMVVEWGSVQVSWWSHELKGVSEKDFEMAEATSALYDS
- a CDS encoding alpha-amylase family glycosyl hydrolase, which gives rise to MFPLVYEINTRVWLRHLSEQYQRPITLGNIPDSEFRFFKHSGFDFIWLMGIWRPSRYSEAIARSHRGLRSVFLEQIDHPDPCDIVASPYSIPEYRINPLLGDESELAELRKRLAADDIRLMLDFVPNHMALDNKWLPDHPEFFVTVSSEEQCIDPESCFEYRHNHFLAHGKDPYFPSWTDTLQLNYSHFATHNMMTENLMTIAQQCDAVRCDVAMLELKSVYDTTWGSLSGPMPEEFWGKAISAVKQLFPDFIFLAESYWDKEWELQQQGFDFTYDKPFYDYMTAHPVAITRLKGHLEAEWNYQSHLCRFLENHDEARAATKLGPNHLPAALVLMTVPGMHLIHQGQLEGYRLQLPVQLLRQASEPFNSELPEVYHEIFMLSKHDVFRKGDIEHLDINVHETSNCIGFRRFSGQQSAFVLANFTSTGIDISFSHNHFTSDTSLVFKVFSTQHQQKNIDFVADEHRVRVKLSPHEGLVLECG
- the aat gene encoding leucyl/phenylalanyl-tRNA--protein transferase, translating into MLNVRDVLRAYLHGYFPMGDPDDGNVYWCRPRRRAVFPLDTYRASRVVRRLVRDNVFDIQINRDFNAVIAHCAKPRRHESETWISDEIVAVYLELHSLGLAHSVECYADGELAGGLYGIALGGAFFGESMFFRQPNASKVAFDALVRQLKLQRFDLLDAQIMNPHLEFLGAVEIDHEEYMRQLAMALEKKISFL
- a CDS encoding MJ1255/VC2487 family glycosyltransferase; its protein translation is MKILFGVQGTGNGHISRSRELVTKLREIGHEVDVILSGRREEEFKEIDTFSPYRVLKGLTLVTYRGRMNYIETMFQMDLARLMTDVLELDMTGVDLVITDFEPVTATAARLKNMPTVGFGHQYAFKYRVPIARGNIFERYTLLNFAPARYNAGLHWHHFNQPVFPPVIPASLYDAGCRPLVSNKILVYLPFEEIDDIEAFVRSFDGYEFFIYGKVAEDRDDGHLHYRAYCREGFLSDLQECNGVVCNAGFELPGEALHLGKRLLLRPLDGQIEQESNALAIDTLGYGMTMHKLDGGILRDWLSKPDGEPLCYSRTVDYISDWISRKDWDGLSKYVEAAWSDCGRSSS